TGCCGCCTCGATTCCGGCCGCTGGTGGGTCGCCGCAACATCGTGGTGACCCGACAGCCCGACTGGGCCGCCGGGGGCGCCGAACGCGCGGGCTCGGTGCCCGAGGCGCTGGCGCTGAGCGGCCAGGACACCGTGTGGATCGCCGGTGGCGGTGAGATATACCGCGCCGCCATGGCTTTCGCCACCGATCTGCTCGTCACCGAGGTGGACACCGAGGTCGCCGGCGATGCCTACGCGCCCCCCATCGGGCCCGAGTGGAAGGACGCCGACACCTCGCCGTGGCAGGCCTCGACCTCCGGCGTGAACTATCGAATCCGCCGTTATATCCGCAGGTCTGCTGACTGATCGCGGTCGAGTAACCGATCGTCGCGCCGCGCACGACACCGTTCGATCACAGAACGCCGCCACCCCGCAAACCGGACACGAGAGGCTGCGCGGTCGGGCATACTCCAGGGTAAGTGGCGCCCGGGCCCAGTCCGCCCGAGTCCCCGAGCCGATGCGACCAGCCCTCGCACCGGCTGCTGTCATTGCGAAAGGCGGTCCATGGACAAGAAATCGCTGACTGCGGTTGCTCGGCAACAACTCAAGTTGGCCAGCACCGCCACGAGCGGACGCAGTTCGCAGACGATCTACGGTGGTCACGCGAACACCCTGCGCCAGACCGTGGTCGGCCTCAGCGCGGGCCAG
This genomic stretch from Nocardia brasiliensis ATCC 700358 harbors:
- a CDS encoding dihydrofolate reductase, translated to MNDHARIRQHGSGARTIGLIWAQTPDGVIGADNTIPWRVPEDMANFKAVTMGHPVIMGRRTWDSLPPRFRPLVGRRNIVVTRQPDWAAGGAERAGSVPEALALSGQDTVWIAGGGEIYRAAMAFATDLLVTEVDTEVAGDAYAPPIGPEWKDADTSPWQASTSGVNYRIRRYIRRSAD